cagatctCTTTTCCCAACCAGCCAGTTTTAATGGGCTCCGAAAATACCCTCTCCTCTTCAATGTGTCCATCCCTCACCATGAAGAGGTCATCATGGCTGAACTCAGGTTGTACACCCTGGTGCAAAGAGATCGCATGATATATGAAGGAGTGGACCGGAAAATTACCATTTTCGAAGTACTAGAGAGCAAAGGGGACCGTGAGGGTGAGAGAAGCATGCTGGTCTTGGTGTCCGGGGAGATCTATGGAACCAACAGTGAGTGGGAGACTTTTGATGTCACCGATGCCATCAGGCATTGGCAAAAGTCAGGCTCATCCACCCACCAGCTGGAGGTTCATATTGAGAGCAAACATGAAATGGAGGATGTTGGCAGGGGACAACTGGAAATAGACACTAGTGCCCGGAATAAGCATGTCCCTTTGCTTGTCGTGTTTTCTGATGACCAAAGCagtgagaaggagaggaaggaggaactgAACGAAATGATTGCCCACGAGCAACTTCcggaaatggacaacctgggactGGAAGGTTATTCCAGCGGACCTGGGGAAGAGGCTTTGCTGCAGATGAGGTCAAACATCATCTATGACTCCACTGCCCGCATCAGAAGGAACGCAAAAGGAAACTACTGCAAGAGGACCCCGCTGTACATCGACTTCAAGGAGATTGGCTGGGACTCTTGGATCATCGCCCCGCCCGGATACGAAGCCTACGAATGCCGTGGTGTTTGCAATTACCCCCTGGCAGAGCACCTCACCCCCACAAAGCATGCGATTATCCAGGCCTTGGTCCACCTCAAGAATTCCCAGAAGGCTTCCAAAGCCTGCTGTGTGCCCACCAAGCTGGAGCCCATCTCCATTCTCTATTTAGACAAAGGGGTCGTCACCTACAAGTTTAAATATGAGGGCATGGCCGTCTCTGAGTGTGGCTGTAGATAGGAGAGGAGACCTGTGGCTTATTTAATAACTGTACATGTGTATATTTTGTGTTCCTATTTAATGAGATTATTTAATAAGGGTGTACAGATCATAGAAGCTTGCTGCCTTAGGGAATTTGACAGGGCGGTTTTGTTGTAGGAAATGCATAATTTACTCCACAGTCTAGTCCCTTCCAATCTATGTTTCTTTGGACTTGCCATTTCCCTGCAATGCCATCTCTAATAGTAAGTGGCAAGCCCACACTACTTGCCCTTTAGGCCGATTCGAAAGCAACACCCCTAAGCAGAAAAATACTGTCGAGAGAGGTagatatttgtgtatgtatatgtgtacatagatAAACTTATAAAATCCTTTTGGTTCTATAGAGGCAGATTCTACTCACACACGTGCATAACCCAAtcaaatgtgtatatgttaaaagACAGTGGGAGGTTCTTGGTCACCTCTTCTCTAGGTAGTATTTCCATCAGGATAATTTGCACCAGGAATTGAACCATCCTAGGAAGTATTACATTTCCGAAATACTACTGGAAATGTAGGGGTAGCTTTTGTCAGTTGAGTTTCTGCTATTACTCAGAGCAGCAGGGCCTGGTAAAGGAGGCTGCATGTTTGAAGGGAGGGGTTATTGGATACAGAAACCAAGTGGCTTCAAGGGGGCAGTGGCCTTAAGGGACAACAGCAAAGAATGAGCCCACAGGGGACCAGTGTGCTCTAGAGGGCAGTGCCTGgtcaagaaaggaaaacagagggaACTTCATCTGTTCCTAAGGCAACAGGAAGGCAAGGCCATGTGTATTGGCCTTTATGGCTGCAGAGGGtacaggaggtgggaggggctctTAGGGGAGGAGGGGCAAAGGATAGAGATGCTGTCCTACGACGTGTTTGTAAAATTATAAGCAGTTCTAATTGGAGAGTTAAATATTTTggacaaaataaaattaacaaagacGAAGAGGAGGAAAAATCAGAAGGGATCTGTTTGTTGGactcttcttcctgtttttcttcaaTTCTTCACATTTCTCCTTTGCCTCTGAACCTCTGCTCTTGATTTTTTCcaccttttcccttccctccctcttttttgcCTGAGCACCTTGTGTCCTTCTCCCATTCACATGTCCCCTATCTTCCCTGGCCTTCCCTGCTTTGAGCCCAAagagaaaacctgaaagcatttgctCTTGGGATAAAAGGAGTTAGTGCTCTAATTTCTAGATTTCCCcctgatattttatttagttgagttgctaatatataaaatgttttgttcatGAAGAATACTTAAGTGTAAGAAAAAGGGAACCACAGTccaaatgaatacatttaaataaatgaattaataaatagaCACACAACCAAATGACTCAAAAGCTAAGCCAGAATTTGGAAATCAGGTTTGCCCCATGATGGAAACCCTGTAGCCTTCCCATCCTTCCCACTCTGCAGTCTTTCTGTTTGGGAACTGGCCAGTACTAAGGGACTGGAAAGTATTCCTGATGACAATGGTCTGGGGCATCTGCCCATTAGTTGGCCAGTTGGAAGGACACTGAGACTTGGTCCCAGTGCCCCCCGTGCAGGACCACAGGTGTTGTGCAGGGAGAACCACAGCAGAGCAGTTCTCAAACTGTTCTGACACCTCCAGGCAGACAACACGGATGGTCCAACCTAGAATCGGGAATGTGGTTTCCAGTACATTGTCCCCCCTCACCCCACTGAATACTTCTTTAAGAAggcttgcactttttttttttttttttttaccctgcgAAACCATCAGCCTTGCTTTCACAAACGTCTGGGGTCATAATCTCATCTTGCCCTAGAAAATAGAGGCAAGGGAAGCTATTTTGAAGGACACTTGGCCCAATTTGGCCCTCAGCTCTGCACGTCTGTTGGACACTGGTATCCAGAGGGTGAGTGGGAGAATCCATTGCCCCTGGAAGAGCGGTGTTCTGGCCATCAGTGGGTATACAGTGATTGACAATTTGAGAAAGCCATGCGACTCAGAAGCATTCATTTATGGGACATCCTCCATAGAAAATGGTGTGcttgcgcgtgtgtgtgtgtgtgtgtgtgtgtgtaactggcTTTATAGAGCCAAGCTCAGTGCCCACCATGGGATGGGGTACATCCTTTACATCCATGGTTCCATGGTACATACTGGACACTCATATACTCTACGGTACTTCTTATCCTTTCTAAAGGACACTGTAATAGACATACGGTAAAACCTTGGTTGAATGGGATGGTTCTAGCTAGAGAAAAATCAAgcagaattttcttttatatgtaaaatacataagaCAGTGGTATGCTGGTGAATGCTTTATACCCAGCAGTGGCGGGGTGCGGGTTGTGGGGAGGGAATAGCTCTGATTTGGGGGTTTCAATGGCGCAAATACCCCCTCCATGGCCTACTTCAAGCTACCAAGGTGATGTCAACTGGTTTGCAAAATACCCGCAAACGTAACCGTAAGCTCTCGGGAGCCACGCATGACGACTCTGGTACCCTCCTGCTATTAGCACGCTGATAGTAGAACCCTAAAGATGTGACGTGCCAGGCTCTGCTGGCTCTGCCAGGTTCCTAGAGAAGCTTTGTTATGAGCCCTTATAGTCACCCTTCCGTTAAAGAGATGTGAAAATCTAGGCTGTTGGCAATCAGGCTGCATGTGCCAGATGTTTCTCCTTTTACCACAGTCCAGAGGTAAACACGCGTTTCTAAGATTTTCTTCTACCCTATGGAAAGAGTGCAGAAAGCCACCTATTGGTTATTCAAATGTTGctagttgcattttttttttttttttgctttcttgtcaTCAAACAATTAAAACACACCAACCATAAATAGAGGAGGCCTGCCAGCTCCCCTCAGGCCTCCTGAAGCATGCTCGCAATTCCTTTACCTCACTGCATGAATATGAAGCCAGGAAGGTGTCAGATCCTTCGGAAAGTAGAACTCACCACTGTCTTCTCTGGTCACAGACCTTTGCTATATGCCACACCTGTCTTTTTTACACTTTTATGGCAAAATTATCATCGCTGAAGTTGATAAACCTAAATGACTCTTGAGAAAGGTAGCAGGGGGACTTTGGCAGCCAACAACCAAAATATTCATGTAAAAGTTTCTAGGCTTCCTACTATTTATTGAtggatgtatttattttttgtaatatagTGTAGaataccaaatattttatttttatgtttgtgatTCCCTCTTGGATAAAAGAGTCTTCTGTGCTTTTCAAATAGTACCTTCCCCTGAGTATGGCTCCTCTACAGTGTATGGCCTGTATTTTCATCTCTATCTTTTTGCATCAACATTTCCTGTTACTTCGAGGAGCCTTGCCAGAAGCTTGCCGTAACTGTGTATATTTGTATCTTGTAGGCATGCTGTGAGCCCCTTGGCATGTTCACTGATTTCCAAATAGGACAGTTTTAACTGAAGTGTAGGTGTTCCAGAAAATATTTAACCAATAAATATCATTCTCATAAGCTGACACTGTCATTTTACTGTGAGAGGCAAATGTCAGGCTGTGAGGGACGATGTCCGCTGCTCAGTGAATGGAGACGGTATTTAATGGGGCCCTTTCTTGCCCCTAAACTGGTGCTTCCCCTCTGACTGTATTCATCATCTTCAATGACCTAGCAATTCAGAGACCCAATTGGACAAATCCATTTGTAATTGGAAGCGTTACtctctaaatgtaaaaaaaaaaaagctaatttagTGATTTCCCAAAAGAATCAGTCTCAAGGTACCTAAATTCTTTCCCTGAATATaatttgttttggaaattaatggCAAATACTTTTCCCAGAAATTAATGTTAGTAAATGTTTTGGTATCCTTCGGAATCTATATTCTCTAAGTAAAAGATATTTCTATAGAAAGGAATTTTACATACGGCTTCTCACTGGACTGTTCAAGAGAACGTACAGTCCAGCAGTGTTTTAGCAAAGCCATTTACAATTTGTCTGGAACATTGAGGGGATGCTGCCCTATCTGAAGACCTCGGATCTTTTCACAGAGTCACCGCATTGTACTTAGCCCTTTTCGGATCTGGTAAAATTGCAATGCTTCTGTGACCCTGTGCATTTTCTTGTCTCCAACAAGGACATTTGATTTCACACATTAGATAGAAGGCAAGTAGATAACGTTGTATCAGAGCAGCATAAAAGGGTGTTTCTGGGTGTGGAAATGTATCTGAACAACCCTGTCAAGGAATGCCCGTTTGTCGTGATCCGCATGTTCCTATCACACGTGAGCACTTGTTTTGTGAGTGTCTGGCCTGATTGCCGTGGGGATGTCGACGTGTTCGTGCCCACCTAACGAGCCTCCACAAACATGGGAAATCCACGAATCCCACGGTCACACCGAACCAGCTGAAGCATGTTCATGTTTTCGTGTAAAACCCTGTCCAAATTTACATAGTAATTATTAGACTACAGGGaagatggaaataaatattttacactgtGTTCATAAGCCACATGTGTACATTCAAAATCATcttgttaaataaaatggaaaaattattttgacaatAATTATGTGCAGCTTATTTTTCCTCGAGATGAAATCTTTTCTGCGTTCCCTGCctcccttttttgtttcttttcttttcttttcttttcttttctttttaacgtTTCTTTTTCACAGTCTATCCAGATGGAGTAGAGCTTCCTGCTATGTTCGTAGAGCACGGCCTGAAGAATCGATGAGTTGGTTTTGGCTTCTAAGTGGTCTCACCAGAGAGTGAGGATATGCTTCTCCCATTTTACACAACTTTCTGTGAATCCCAACAATACCAGAGACATACATAGACAATGAACTTGTCTCCTCTTTGTCaataattgtgaaatatttcttctttgagtttGGAATGAGGCAGATTAAACAGAAATTACTTTAGGAGACATATCTAGGCTAAATTTCACTGAAATTTGATTACCGAAACTTTACAGAATCTCAAGCTTAGAAGGGAATTTTGAAGTTATCTGAGGGCCActccctctggcagccaccaaagCACTTTTCATCTTTTCCGCAAATATTAGTGATGAGAAGGGAACACACTACCTTCTTAAGGGCAGCTGGTACATTTTTAGAGGGATTGCTTTGTACTCATTTCATCAAATAGGTTAGTTCATCATGCCCACGAGTTACTGCAGGAGAGACAAAGGTAAGCAGAAAGTCGCTAGCGTTCTTCCTTATATGGAACTGAAGACTCTCCTGGGGTCCCTCAAAACTTCCCTGTTCCCAACTCTTGTGAACACCTAATCCATCTTCATGAcagtccctctggcttgcagacagctctCCTGTCCTTCTGCATCCACTGTCCCCCTTTTCCTGTAATAGTGTGTGTTTGAACACATGGCCAGAAACTGCGGGCTCCCTCGGCCAGCTGGAAACAGAAGGAAGGCCTGCACCTAGGCTAGACTTGGGCCCTGAGAGGGTAATAGGCCTGGTGGACAAACAGATGCTGCTGCCTGTCCTGGAAGGAAGTTCACTCTATAGCAGAATGTGGGATTTGAAGGACATGGAGACATTCCCAGGTGGGCACCAAATCCTTCCCTCAGACAATCAACCTGCCCCTCTTTTGGAGGGGATCCTCCAGTGTGCTGGCCGGTGGGCTATATCTGGCAAGTGCATCAGCAGGGAGCACG
The sequence above is drawn from the Tursiops truncatus isolate mTurTru1 chromosome 14, mTurTru1.mat.Y, whole genome shotgun sequence genome and encodes:
- the BMP10 gene encoding bone morphogenetic protein 10, which produces MGSLALQLCALSCLVAHSVSGSPIMSLEQSPLEEDMPLFDDVFSEQDGVDFNTLLQSMKKEFLKTLNLSDIPMQDAAKVDPPEYMLELYNKFATDRTSMPSANIIRSFKNEDLFSQPASFNGLRKYPLLFNVSIPHHEEVIMAELRLYTLVQRDRMIYEGVDRKITIFEVLESKGDREGERSMLVLVSGEIYGTNSEWETFDVTDAIRHWQKSGSSTHQLEVHIESKHEMEDVGRGQLEIDTSARNKHVPLLVVFSDDQSSEKERKEELNEMIAHEQLPEMDNLGLEGYSSGPGEEALLQMRSNIIYDSTARIRRNAKGNYCKRTPLYIDFKEIGWDSWIIAPPGYEAYECRGVCNYPLAEHLTPTKHAIIQALVHLKNSQKASKACCVPTKLEPISILYLDKGVVTYKFKYEGMAVSECGCR